A single region of the Leptolyngbyaceae cyanobacterium genome encodes:
- the thrC gene encoding threonine synthase, protein MTQAIETQNQLTAATFKSLKCKECGAEYEPKATHVCEFCFGPLEVAYDYDHLRRIVTRETIQAGPNSIWRYRPFLPVATDNVIDVGTGMTPLVRANRLARRLGLKKLYIKNDAVNMPTLSFKDRVVSVALSRARELGFSTVSCASTGNLANSTAAIAAHAGLDCCVFIPSDLEAGKVLGTLIYGPTVMAVQGNYDQVNRLCCEVANTHGWGFVNINLRPYYSEGSKTLGYEVAEQLGWELPDHIVAPLASGSLFTKIYKGFQEFIKVGLIADKNVRFSGAQAEGCSPIAQAFRENRDFVKPVKPSTIAKSIAIGNPADGVYALEVARKTGGNIESVNDAEIVEGIKLLAETEGIFTETAGGTTVAVLKKLVEAGKIDPEETTVVYITGNGLKTQEAVQGYIGEPLTIEPKLESFERALERAQTLDRLEWQQVLV, encoded by the coding sequence ATGACCCAGGCGATCGAAACCCAAAACCAGCTAACAGCGGCTACCTTTAAGTCCCTGAAATGCAAAGAGTGCGGCGCGGAATACGAACCGAAAGCGACCCACGTTTGCGAGTTTTGTTTTGGCCCTCTAGAAGTGGCTTACGACTACGACCACCTTCGCCGCATCGTCACTCGCGAAACTATTCAAGCTGGGCCAAATTCTATTTGGCGTTATCGCCCATTTTTGCCAGTCGCTACCGACAACGTAATTGATGTAGGAACTGGCATGACTCCACTGGTACGCGCCAACCGTTTAGCCCGTCGTCTGGGACTCAAAAAGCTCTATATCAAAAACGATGCTGTCAATATGCCTACCCTGAGCTTCAAGGATCGGGTAGTATCGGTTGCCCTCTCTAGAGCCAGAGAACTGGGTTTCAGTACCGTATCTTGTGCCAGCACTGGGAACTTAGCTAATTCTACTGCTGCGATCGCCGCTCATGCCGGACTCGATTGTTGCGTTTTTATACCTTCTGACCTAGAAGCTGGTAAAGTTTTGGGTACGTTAATCTATGGCCCCACCGTAATGGCGGTGCAAGGCAACTACGATCAAGTGAATCGCCTATGCTGCGAAGTGGCCAATACACATGGCTGGGGTTTTGTCAATATTAACCTGCGTCCCTACTATTCCGAAGGTTCCAAAACCCTGGGCTATGAAGTGGCAGAACAGCTAGGCTGGGAATTGCCCGACCATATCGTGGCTCCCCTAGCGTCTGGTTCCCTCTTCACAAAAATTTATAAAGGTTTTCAAGAATTTATTAAAGTTGGCTTAATCGCTGACAAAAATGTTCGTTTCAGCGGCGCTCAAGCAGAAGGATGTTCTCCCATCGCCCAAGCTTTCCGCGAAAATCGCGACTTCGTGAAGCCAGTTAAACCCAGCACAATTGCCAAGTCGATCGCAATTGGTAACCCCGCCGATGGTGTCTACGCTTTAGAAGTAGCGCGGAAAACAGGCGGTAACATCGAATCCGTTAACGATGCCGAAATCGTAGAAGGCATCAAATTACTAGCGGAAACCGAAGGCATCTTCACCGAAACCGCTGGCGGTACCACCGTTGCCGTACTGAAGAAACTGGTAGAAGCTGGTAAAATCGACCCCGAAGAAACCACGGTTGTTTACATCACCGGCAACGGACTGAAGACTCAAGAAGCCGTCCAAGGTTACATCGGCGAACCCCTCACCATCGAGCCAAAATTAGAAAGTTTCGAGCGTGCTTTAGAACGCGCTCAAACACTCGATCGCTTGGAATGGCAACAAGTTCTTGTTTAA
- a CDS encoding MoaD/ThiS family protein, which produces MSVKVLVPTALQKFTNDQATLECKANSIGELLDSLEQSCPGIKARLCDEQGQPRRFLNFYVNSEDIRFLDGTQTPLQDGDEVSIVPAVAGG; this is translated from the coding sequence ATGTCCGTCAAAGTTCTAGTTCCGACTGCTCTACAAAAATTCACTAACGACCAAGCTACTTTGGAGTGTAAAGCAAACAGTATCGGCGAGTTGCTCGACTCCTTAGAGCAAAGCTGTCCCGGTATCAAAGCGCGTCTTTGTGACGAACAAGGACAACCGCGCCGATTCCTGAATTTCTACGTCAATAGCGAAGATATCCGCTTTTTGGACGGCACTCAAACACCCCTGCAAGATGGGGACGAAGTGAGCATAGTTCCGGCTGTTGCTGGCGGTTGA
- a CDS encoding DUF2996 domain-containing protein — MAEETNHNEAGEVAPSTVDKQAPSVSEENAPSTDSPQATDIPSANAPDPTAVSSEANPNATGGETAKKPAAKKPAAKAAGEEAPAKAAGKKEKAPAVEDKPFAEFVQQHYLPALKEALAKQGVQDLQLSLEKQKIPIIGYAQMPECWQIIGGWNRGLRQFRVYFMDEEIQGQRAFSYAENGGKPSTLEPFLIDERKITLDLLVFGVVQRLNAQKWLVRN, encoded by the coding sequence ATGGCAGAAGAAACCAATCACAATGAAGCGGGAGAAGTAGCTCCTAGCACTGTTGACAAACAAGCTCCCAGCGTCTCGGAAGAAAACGCTCCCAGCACTGACTCTCCTCAAGCGACAGATATTCCCTCTGCAAACGCGCCCGATCCCACAGCCGTCAGTTCGGAAGCTAACCCGAATGCAACTGGTGGAGAAACAGCCAAAAAACCTGCCGCCAAAAAACCTGCTGCTAAAGCCGCCGGTGAAGAAGCTCCAGCCAAAGCAGCTGGTAAAAAAGAAAAGGCTCCCGCAGTTGAAGATAAACCTTTTGCCGAGTTCGTTCAACAACATTACTTACCAGCTTTAAAAGAAGCCCTTGCCAAACAAGGGGTTCAGGATTTACAGCTATCTCTTGAAAAGCAGAAAATCCCCATTATCGGTTATGCCCAAATGCCAGAATGTTGGCAAATTATTGGTGGCTGGAATCGAGGTTTGCGTCAGTTTCGAGTTTATTTCATGGATGAAGAAATTCAAGGGCAGAGGGCGTTTTCCTATGCTGAAAATGGTGGCAAACCAAGTACCCTCGAACCTTTCCTGATCGACGAACGGAAAATCACGTTAGACTTACTCGTGTTTGGAGTCGTTCAGCGATTAAACGCGCAAAAATGGTTGGTTAGAAATTAA
- a CDS encoding TM2 domain-containing protein, whose amino-acid sequence MELNSVSSIALLSMNDVGTSYLLWFACLFQLHGLHRLYNGKIGTGLLWLCTFGLFWIGQTIDLVLIPDMVEEFNTKQRAKLGYSPTGIPLNQPAVTRKVEPLTQDGLKVKLVKAAAARGGKITVTQAVMDTGIGFPQVETALKELVKSGYVNIDNHPVTGAVTYDFIEL is encoded by the coding sequence TTGGAACTGAACAGTGTTAGTTCGATCGCACTCCTCTCCATGAATGATGTTGGCACTAGTTATCTACTTTGGTTCGCCTGCTTATTTCAGCTGCACGGGCTGCATCGCCTGTATAACGGCAAAATAGGTACGGGATTGCTTTGGCTGTGTACTTTTGGTTTGTTTTGGATCGGACAGACTATAGATTTGGTTCTGATTCCCGATATGGTGGAAGAGTTTAACACCAAACAAAGAGCCAAACTAGGCTATTCTCCCACGGGGATACCACTTAACCAACCTGCGGTGACTAGAAAAGTCGAACCGCTTACCCAAGATGGATTGAAGGTTAAATTAGTGAAAGCAGCCGCTGCTAGAGGGGGCAAAATCACCGTTACCCAAGCGGTTATGGACACGGGAATCGGTTTTCCTCAGGTAGAAACAGCTTTAAAAGAATTGGTGAAATCCGGCTATGTTAATATCGATAACCACCCGGTTACTGGGGCGGTGACCTACGACTTTATAGAGTTGTAA